A single Tenacibaculum sp. Bg11-29 DNA region contains:
- a CDS encoding LysE family translocator, translating to MLETLISFVLATATLAFSPGPDNIFVLTQSIVNGKKYGLATVVGLMSGCIIHTTLVAFGVSEIINQNPNLFFIIKLFGAAYLLYLAYQVYKSDAKIAFSTENVAKKSTLELFKKGFLMNVLNPKVTIFFLAFFPQFLFSETISTVVQFYVLGGLFIITSFIIFSSIAILAGTISASIKKNAKIGVFLKWAQIVVFIAIAILILL from the coding sequence ATGCTAGAAACCCTCATTTCTTTTGTATTAGCAACAGCTACTTTGGCTTTTTCACCAGGACCAGATAATATTTTTGTACTTACACAAAGTATTGTAAATGGTAAGAAATATGGTTTAGCAACTGTTGTTGGTTTAATGAGTGGTTGTATAATTCATACGACTTTAGTTGCTTTTGGTGTTTCTGAAATTATAAATCAGAACCCGAATTTGTTTTTTATAATTAAGTTATTTGGAGCTGCGTATTTATTGTATTTAGCGTATCAAGTGTATAAGAGTGATGCAAAAATTGCATTTTCAACTGAAAATGTAGCTAAAAAATCTACACTCGAGTTGTTTAAAAAAGGGTTTTTAATGAATGTATTAAACCCGAAAGTAACAATTTTCTTTTTAGCATTCTTTCCGCAGTTTTTATTTTCAGAAACAATATCAACGGTTGTTCAGTTTTATGTTTTAGGTGGTTTGTTTATTATAACGTCTTTTATTATCTTTTCTTCTATTGCTATTTTAGCAGGAACTATATCAGCTTCTATAAAAAAGAATGCCAAGATAGGTGTGTTTTTAAAATGGGCTCAAATTGTAGTTTTCATAGCAATAGCAATACTTATTTTGCTATAA
- a CDS encoding DUF2157 domain-containing protein has protein sequence MTNIEREDIQIIGRHSNWSEKNIEIVLKKDVYNNKASWLKFIKILFISLGIGFTTAGVIFFFAYNWGDLHKFVKISLIEGLIIITTLIVVFSKISLNIKNIILTGTSMLVGVLFAVFGQIYQTGANAYDFFLGWTMAITIWAIISNFAPLWLLFITLINTTIILYTEQVAQDYSEISVLLLLFIINVVFLLFALFCKKNIKEIEPPIWFTNLIALVAVTFSTIGICNGVFEKQQTNFILLIIITSIIYAIGVKYGLKVKSGFYLSIIPFSIIIITSSFLIKLSNDASMFLLISLFVVSSITLVIKTLINLQKKWRN, from the coding sequence ATGACTAATATTGAGAGAGAAGATATTCAAATAATAGGTAGGCATAGTAATTGGTCAGAAAAAAATATTGAAATAGTATTAAAAAAGGATGTTTATAATAATAAAGCTTCTTGGCTAAAATTTATAAAAATACTTTTTATTAGTTTAGGCATTGGTTTTACAACTGCTGGAGTAATTTTTTTCTTTGCTTATAATTGGGGTGACTTACACAAGTTCGTAAAAATAAGTTTAATTGAAGGTTTAATTATAATTACAACTTTAATTGTAGTTTTTTCTAAAATCAGCTTAAATATTAAAAACATAATCCTAACAGGAACCTCAATGCTCGTAGGTGTTTTATTTGCTGTTTTCGGACAAATATATCAAACAGGTGCTAATGCTTACGACTTTTTCTTAGGTTGGACTATGGCAATTACAATTTGGGCCATAATTTCTAACTTTGCCCCATTATGGTTACTGTTTATCACTTTAATAAACACAACAATAATATTATACACAGAGCAAGTAGCACAAGATTACTCAGAAATTTCTGTGCTTTTATTACTCTTTATAATCAATGTTGTATTCTTACTATTTGCTTTATTTTGTAAAAAGAACATCAAAGAAATTGAACCACCAATTTGGTTTACAAACTTAATAGCATTGGTTGCTGTTACTTTTAGTACAATAGGTATTTGTAATGGAGTTTTTGAAAAACAACAAACAAATTTCATCTTATTAATAATAATTACATCAATAATATATGCTATTGGAGTTAAATATGGTTTAAAAGTAAAAAGTGGTTTTTATCTCTCAATAATACCTTTTAGTATTATCATTATTACTTCTTCTTTTCTTATAAAATTATCAAATGATGCAAGTATGTTTCTTTTAATCAGTTTGTTCGTTGTTTCAAGTATAACATTAGTTATTAAAACTCTAATTAATCTACAGAAAAAATGGAGAAATTAA
- a CDS encoding short-chain dehydrogenase encodes MKRFFLLLFIINVFISCSNKEKTDAELLEIDKKTLNESLDSYKVMPYKFGKILIRSAITKDTISTEFKSFKTDIDRISKRLMSHDFKNADNISLFEYISIYRDYRKMEEFIMKTDEDIFPPLLDAFNVIYGDSISKKRPYYSGNEKEVVQNLEHTVLSAIVLLSKDLGKEVSLYECSKTKPELLPDTEIKTLLQYFRGFLFFEKGLYYLSEDEISRNINWLDNNKNIDLPYTRSMFQWGDLNNEKTHLAIHSLNHLFRAFDRLMMDRKVDEERALEDFEVFLKDSKEIGLDNEVIWSIETYLYLKNNKSEKAITSLVKLKTSNLLSSDDKGKIDDAIVYLKNRKPESVLNGFYDKYFLSKIATKYMFSILAKVDWEKIMKEQNVPHTEEMFIVIDRFKEMTNNLNKYTSVDKLKEVGNDIKDTGVNLLDKAKELVE; translated from the coding sequence ATGAAAAGATTTTTTTTACTATTATTTATTATTAATGTATTTATTAGTTGTTCTAATAAAGAGAAAACAGATGCTGAATTATTAGAAATAGATAAGAAAACACTAAATGAAAGTTTAGATTCATATAAAGTTATGCCTTATAAATTTGGTAAAATTTTAATAAGATCTGCAATTACTAAGGACACTATCTCTACAGAGTTTAAATCTTTTAAAACGGATATAGATAGAATATCTAAGCGGTTAATGAGTCATGATTTTAAAAATGCTGACAACATATCATTGTTTGAATATATTTCTATTTATCGAGATTATAGAAAAATGGAGGAATTTATCATGAAAACTGATGAAGATATATTTCCTCCATTATTAGATGCTTTTAACGTAATCTATGGAGATTCTATTAGTAAAAAAAGACCTTATTATTCTGGAAACGAAAAAGAAGTAGTTCAGAATTTAGAACATACTGTTTTAAGTGCTATTGTTCTTTTAAGTAAAGATTTGGGTAAAGAAGTTTCTTTATATGAATGTTCTAAAACCAAGCCAGAATTATTACCTGATACAGAAATAAAAACATTATTACAGTATTTTAGAGGTTTTTTGTTTTTTGAAAAAGGATTGTATTACCTATCTGAAGATGAAATATCAAGAAATATAAATTGGTTAGACAATAACAAAAATATTGACTTGCCATACACTAGGTCTATGTTTCAATGGGGGGATCTAAATAACGAGAAAACACATTTAGCTATTCATTCATTAAATCATTTATTTAGAGCTTTTGATAGGTTAATGATGGACAGAAAAGTTGATGAAGAAAGAGCTTTAGAAGATTTTGAAGTATTTTTAAAAGATTCAAAAGAAATTGGGTTAGATAATGAAGTTATTTGGTCTATAGAAACTTATTTGTATTTAAAGAATAACAAGAGTGAAAAAGCAATAACATCATTAGTTAAATTGAAAACAAGTAATTTGTTATCATCAGATGATAAAGGTAAAATAGACGATGCTATTGTATATTTAAAAAATAGAAAACCAGAGAGTGTATTAAATGGTTTTTATGACAAGTATTTTTTAAGTAAAATAGCAACAAAGTACATGTTTTCTATCTTAGCTAAAGTAGATTGGGAAAAGATAATGAAAGAACAAAATGTGCCACATACTGAAGAAATGTTTATTGTTATAGATCGGTTTAAAGAAATGACAAATAATTTAAACAAATACACATCTGTAGATAAATTAAAAGAAGTAGGAAATGATATTAAAGATACAGGTGTAAACCTTTTAGATAAAGCTAAAGAATTGGTAGAATAA
- a CDS encoding quinone-dependent dihydroorotate dehydrogenase — protein MYKLIIRPIFFLFDPEKIHYFTFSLVKFLSKIPFVSAIFRSLYQVNDKRLERNLFGLTFKNPVGLAAGFDKNAVLYNELANFGFGFVEIGTVTPKAQVGNPKKRLFRLKDDQGIINRMGFNNEGLETAITQLKKNKGKIIIGGNIGKNTNIAPENYTDDYLECFKGLHPYVDYFVLNVSCPNVGSHAKLDDVDYLKELITAVKKANDKEVNKKPILLKIAPDLNNQQLDEIIELVIETKIAGVIASNTSVNRDNLKVSEERLKEIGNGGVSGQPVKERSTKVIKYLADNSNKAFPIIGVGGIHSEKDALDKIEAGADLVQIYTGFIYEGPSLVKRINKAILKNNK, from the coding sequence ATGTACAAATTAATAATACGACCAATTTTCTTTCTTTTCGATCCAGAAAAAATTCATTATTTTACTTTTTCTTTGGTGAAATTTTTATCGAAAATTCCTTTTGTATCAGCAATTTTTAGAAGTTTGTACCAAGTAAATGATAAACGTTTAGAGCGTAATTTATTTGGATTAACATTTAAAAATCCTGTAGGTTTAGCTGCTGGTTTTGATAAAAATGCAGTATTATATAATGAGTTAGCAAACTTTGGTTTCGGTTTTGTTGAGATAGGTACTGTTACACCTAAAGCTCAAGTTGGAAATCCTAAAAAACGTTTATTTCGCTTAAAAGATGATCAAGGAATTATTAACCGAATGGGGTTTAATAATGAAGGATTAGAAACAGCAATAACGCAATTAAAAAAGAATAAAGGGAAAATTATTATTGGCGGTAATATTGGTAAAAACACAAATATAGCGCCAGAAAATTACACTGATGATTATTTAGAATGTTTTAAAGGTTTACACCCATATGTAGATTATTTCGTTTTAAATGTAAGTTGTCCAAATGTAGGAAGTCACGCAAAATTAGATGATGTAGATTATTTAAAAGAATTAATTACAGCAGTTAAAAAAGCGAACGATAAAGAAGTAAATAAGAAACCAATACTTTTAAAAATAGCACCAGATTTAAACAATCAGCAATTAGATGAAATTATTGAGCTGGTTATTGAAACTAAAATTGCTGGTGTAATTGCTTCTAATACATCTGTAAATAGAGATAATTTAAAGGTTTCAGAAGAACGATTAAAAGAAATTGGTAATGGAGGTGTAAGTGGACAGCCAGTGAAAGAAAGGAGTACAAAAGTAATTAAGTATTTGGCTGATAATTCTAACAAAGCATTTCCTATAATTGGGGTAGGAGGTATTCATTCTGAAAAAGATGCTTTAGATAAAATTGAGGCTGGTGCAGATTTAGTACAAATTTATACAGGTTTTATTTATGAAGGGCCAAGTTTGGTAAAGAGAATAAATAAAGCGATTTTAAAAAACAATAAATAA
- a CDS encoding GDYXXLXY domain-containing protein encodes MKKYKWTIVLINLIVLLWLFNNSLLKKETLLSEGKLILLELAPVDPRSLMQGDYMTLNYAISRNVNYDSISKRGFCVVKLDENGIAHKVRLQDNKKPINNNEYLIKYTLKQWRGINIGAESFFFQEGKGKNYETAEYGGIKIDNKGNSLLVGLYDGKLKKIQ; translated from the coding sequence ATGAAAAAGTATAAATGGACGATTGTTCTTATTAACCTTATCGTTTTACTTTGGCTATTTAATAACTCATTGCTTAAGAAAGAAACATTATTATCTGAAGGCAAGTTAATTTTATTAGAATTAGCTCCTGTAGACCCTAGATCATTAATGCAAGGTGATTATATGACTTTAAATTATGCTATTTCAAGAAATGTCAATTACGATAGTATTTCTAAAAGAGGATTTTGTGTTGTTAAGTTAGACGAAAATGGTATTGCTCACAAAGTAAGACTACAAGACAATAAAAAACCTATTAATAATAATGAATATCTTATAAAATATACATTAAAACAGTGGAGAGGTATAAATATAGGAGCTGAATCTTTCTTTTTTCAAGAAGGTAAAGGAAAAAACTATGAAACAGCTGAGTATGGCGGAATAAAAATAGATAATAAAGGTAATAGTCTATTGGTTGGGTTATATGATGGGAAACTAAAAAAAATACAATAA
- a CDS encoding DUF4401 domain-containing protein, with protein sequence MEKLINKKEILDRVRFSEGENFQYDEEAILKEFKIQEDNNSSLAIKILSIFGGILATIAFIAFLLIAGLYNSEIGLVLFGFIFIVSAILLNKIYDKLIIDTFSVSSYVIGNILLVFGLTEMNFDENIISGLICLIAISSLFITQNYILSFIAILTVNCCFLYLITFYHVYDIIHLYIGLSILILTYLFLNEAKLIATNIKISKLYAPCRIGFIISLLIGLIAFDRENLFFISQNNIWLSSITLIIVNIYLVYIILKIIEVKTLTNKLVIYTLTSLILISLVLAPTILGAITIILLSFLVQYKTGLAIGIISFIYFISQYYYDLNFTLLTKSIILFSSGVLFLLLYIFTNKYLLSDEKV encoded by the coding sequence ATGGAGAAATTAATTAATAAAAAAGAAATATTAGATAGAGTTCGTTTCTCTGAAGGAGAAAATTTCCAATATGATGAAGAAGCTATTCTTAAAGAATTTAAAATACAAGAAGATAACAACTCTAGTTTAGCGATTAAAATACTTTCTATTTTTGGTGGTATTTTAGCTACTATTGCCTTTATAGCCTTTCTGTTAATCGCTGGATTATACAATTCTGAAATAGGATTAGTATTATTTGGATTCATATTTATAGTATCTGCTATTTTACTTAATAAAATTTATGATAAACTTATTATAGATACTTTTAGCGTTTCTTCATATGTTATTGGTAATATATTACTGGTTTTCGGATTAACAGAAATGAATTTTGATGAAAATATTATTTCAGGTTTAATTTGCCTTATAGCTATATCCTCTTTATTTATCACACAAAATTATATTCTATCATTTATTGCGATATTAACCGTTAACTGCTGTTTTCTTTACTTAATTACCTTTTATCATGTATATGATATTATACATTTATATATTGGACTTTCTATTTTAATTCTTACATATTTATTTTTAAATGAAGCGAAACTAATAGCTACAAATATAAAAATATCTAAATTATATGCTCCTTGTAGAATAGGCTTCATAATTTCTTTACTAATTGGGCTTATAGCTTTTGACAGAGAAAATTTATTTTTTATATCACAAAATAATATATGGTTATCGTCCATAACACTTATAATTGTTAATATATATTTAGTTTACATCATTTTAAAAATTATTGAAGTAAAAACTCTCACAAATAAATTAGTTATATATACACTTACTAGTTTAATTCTGATATCTTTAGTTTTAGCTCCAACTATATTAGGAGCTATTACAATTATATTGTTAAGCTTTCTTGTACAATATAAAACAGGGTTAGCAATAGGTATAATTTCATTTATATATTTTATATCTCAATATTATTATGATTTAAATTTCACGTTATTAACAAAATCAATAATCTTATTTTCATCAGGTGTCCTATTTTTATTATTATATATATTCACGAATAAATACCTTCTTTCAGATGAAAAAGTATAA
- a CDS encoding DEAD/DEAH box helicase, producing MAITVKTQEDILAKLNIYELNEMQKKAISVIETTANTVILSPTGTGKTLGFLLPALKLIEPDNKEIQTLILVPSRELAIQIEQVIREMGTGLKVNAVYGGRSMTKDKTELKHIPSILIGTPGRILDHFANDRFSKDSIKTLILDEFDKSLEVGFEYEMRGIINQLPNISKRILTSATQETEIPEFVRLNNPTVLNYLTGKKSRQLTLKTVVSPIKNKNQTLIDLLKHIGNEQGIIFCNLKDSINHVSEFLSKNKIAHSCFSGGMEQRDRERSLIKFRNGTSQVLIATDLAARGIDIPEMKYIIHYELPERIEEFTHRNGRTARVNAKGTAYILKWQKENLPEFLKNIPNEDISHKEKLKPQYWETLFISGGRKDKISKGDIAGLFFKKGNLAKDQLGAIELKQDCAFISVPVSEAKKLIENLNNTRLKNKKVRITLA from the coding sequence ATGGCAATTACAGTGAAAACACAAGAGGATATTTTAGCAAAATTAAATATCTATGAATTAAATGAAATGCAAAAAAAAGCCATTTCAGTAATAGAAACAACAGCAAATACAGTAATACTTTCACCAACAGGAACAGGTAAAACACTAGGTTTTTTATTGCCAGCATTAAAATTGATTGAACCAGATAATAAAGAAATTCAAACTTTAATTTTGGTGCCATCAAGAGAATTAGCGATTCAAATAGAACAAGTAATTCGCGAAATGGGAACTGGTTTAAAAGTAAACGCTGTATATGGAGGGCGTTCAATGACGAAAGACAAAACTGAATTAAAACATATACCAAGTATTTTAATTGGTACACCAGGTAGAATTTTAGACCACTTTGCAAACGATCGTTTTTCTAAAGATAGTATTAAAACTTTAATTTTAGATGAGTTTGATAAATCGTTAGAGGTAGGTTTTGAGTATGAAATGAGAGGTATTATTAATCAATTACCAAACATTAGCAAGCGAATTTTAACATCTGCAACACAAGAGACCGAAATTCCTGAATTTGTACGTTTAAATAATCCAACAGTATTAAACTATCTAACAGGAAAAAAATCTAGACAATTAACTTTAAAAACGGTTGTTTCTCCTATAAAAAATAAAAATCAAACCTTAATTGATTTATTAAAACACATAGGAAATGAGCAGGGAATTATATTTTGTAATTTAAAAGATAGTATAAACCATGTAAGTGAGTTTTTATCTAAGAATAAAATAGCACACAGTTGTTTTTCTGGAGGAATGGAGCAAAGAGATCGTGAACGTTCATTAATAAAATTCAGAAATGGTACAAGTCAGGTATTAATTGCAACCGACTTGGCAGCAAGAGGAATTGATATTCCTGAAATGAAATACATTATTCATTACGAATTACCAGAAAGAATAGAAGAATTTACGCATAGAAACGGTAGAACAGCAAGAGTAAATGCAAAAGGAACTGCTTATATTTTAAAATGGCAAAAAGAAAATTTACCAGAGTTTCTTAAAAATATACCTAATGAGGATATTTCTCATAAAGAAAAATTAAAACCTCAATACTGGGAAACTTTATTTATTTCGGGAGGAAGAAAAGATAAAATATCAAAAGGAGATATTGCTGGATTATTCTTTAAAAAAGGGAATTTAGCAAAAGATCAATTAGGAGCTATTGAGTTAAAACAAGATTGTGCTTTTATATCTGTACCTGTATCAGAGGCTAAAAAGTTAATAGAGAATTTAAATAATACTCGTTTAAAGAACAAGAAAGTGCGTATTACTTTAGCGTAA
- the pbpC gene encoding penicillin-binding protein 1C, producing MKITLFLLKKHKLKAIIISMLMIAYYLCLPEKLFLTPTSTVVTAKNNELLGAVIATDGQWRFPELDSVPKKFEACILQFEDVHFYHHFGFNPISIGKAFVENIKAKRVVRGGSTLTQQVIRLSRKNKKRSYLEKIKELVLATRLEFRLSKESIIKLYASHAPFGGNVVGLEMASWRYFGLQPYQLSWAETATLAVLPNAPSLIYPGKNQQKLKEKRNRLLKKLHIEKVIDKITYELALEEELPKKPYVLPQIASHFVQEIAKKHQGKYIQSSLDIHIQKQVNNLVKQHYERQKQNEVYNMAVLVLDIETRKVISYVGNSPTDKAHQKNVNNVVSARSTGSTLKPFLFAQMLQSGAILPTQLVADVPTEIAGYTPKNFDLTFDGAVPVNQALTRSLNIPAVRMLQSYGLEKFRADLKDYKIYDIDKSADYYGLSLILGGAEASLWDLCKTFAGYAGIINHFEITKHKYYSNEFIEPSYINSSNLNYGTLHKGYKYIDAGVAYTTLNTLTEVNRPYTDQAWKYFDSSQKIGWKTGTSFGYKDAWAIGVTPKYVVGVWVGNSDGEGRPDLTGVGSAAPLLFNIFDVLPKSDWFLEPFEALIEESVCEKSGYLALPICKSIIKKIPKNGVRAKSCPYHKQITVDVTEKFQVNSNCESVTNMKTKTWFVLPPLMAHYYKQKNANYSVLPSYRSDCSLLGNNTMDFVFPTKYRSKISLTKGVDNKVNAIILKVTHASADATLYWYLNDVFIGNTSQYHEQAIVPVKGKHKITVIDNLGNEKIRLIEIL from the coding sequence ATGAAAATAACCCTGTTTTTATTAAAAAAACATAAATTAAAAGCAATCATTATAAGTATGTTAATGATTGCTTATTATTTGTGTTTACCCGAGAAATTATTTTTAACACCGACATCAACCGTTGTTACAGCAAAAAACAATGAACTATTAGGAGCTGTTATAGCAACAGACGGTCAATGGCGTTTTCCTGAGTTAGATTCGGTTCCAAAAAAGTTTGAAGCGTGTATTTTACAGTTTGAAGATGTTCATTTTTATCATCATTTTGGTTTTAATCCAATTTCTATAGGAAAAGCATTTGTTGAAAATATAAAAGCAAAAAGAGTTGTTCGTGGAGGAAGTACGCTTACACAACAGGTAATTAGATTATCACGAAAGAATAAAAAACGTTCTTATTTAGAAAAAATAAAAGAGTTGGTATTGGCTACTCGATTGGAATTTCGGTTATCAAAAGAAAGTATAATAAAATTATATGCTTCTCATGCTCCTTTTGGAGGAAATGTCGTAGGGTTAGAAATGGCATCTTGGAGGTATTTCGGCTTACAACCATATCAGTTATCTTGGGCTGAAACAGCAACATTGGCGGTATTACCAAATGCTCCTTCGTTAATTTATCCAGGGAAAAATCAACAAAAATTAAAAGAAAAACGAAATAGGCTACTTAAAAAGTTACATATAGAAAAAGTGATTGATAAAATTACTTACGAATTGGCTTTAGAAGAAGAATTACCAAAAAAACCATATGTATTACCACAAATAGCATCTCATTTTGTGCAAGAAATTGCGAAAAAACATCAAGGAAAATATATACAAAGCTCTTTAGATATACATATACAAAAACAAGTAAATAATTTGGTAAAACAACATTATGAACGTCAAAAACAAAACGAGGTTTATAATATGGCAGTGTTGGTATTAGATATTGAAACTAGGAAAGTAATTAGTTATGTAGGGAATTCACCAACAGATAAAGCACATCAAAAAAATGTAAATAATGTTGTTTCAGCAAGAAGTACAGGAAGTACTTTAAAACCATTCTTATTTGCACAAATGTTGCAATCGGGAGCTATATTACCTACGCAATTAGTTGCAGATGTACCTACTGAAATAGCAGGTTATACTCCTAAAAATTTCGATTTAACTTTTGATGGAGCTGTACCTGTAAATCAAGCTTTAACTCGCTCTTTGAATATTCCAGCAGTTCGTATGTTACAATCATATGGATTAGAGAAATTTAGAGCAGATTTAAAAGACTACAAGATTTATGATATAGATAAATCGGCTGATTATTATGGGTTATCATTAATTTTAGGAGGAGCTGAGGCTAGTTTATGGGATTTATGTAAAACTTTTGCAGGCTATGCAGGTATTATAAATCACTTTGAAATTACAAAACATAAGTATTATTCAAATGAATTTATTGAACCTAGTTATATCAATTCCTCAAATTTAAATTATGGAACTCTTCATAAAGGTTATAAATATATTGATGCTGGTGTTGCTTATACAACGTTAAATACGTTAACGGAAGTTAATAGACCATATACCGATCAGGCATGGAAATACTTTGATTCTTCTCAGAAAATAGGGTGGAAGACAGGTACTAGTTTTGGTTACAAAGATGCTTGGGCAATTGGAGTAACTCCAAAATATGTGGTTGGTGTTTGGGTTGGTAATTCTGATGGAGAAGGGAGACCTGATTTAACAGGGGTAGGTAGTGCAGCTCCTTTATTATTTAACATTTTTGATGTTTTGCCAAAATCAGATTGGTTTTTAGAACCTTTTGAAGCACTAATAGAAGAAAGTGTTTGTGAAAAAAGTGGCTATTTGGCATTGCCTATTTGTAAATCGATCATAAAAAAGATTCCTAAAAATGGCGTAAGAGCAAAATCGTGTCCTTATCATAAACAAATAACTGTTGATGTTACTGAAAAATTTCAAGTAAATTCTAATTGTGAGTCAGTAACTAATATGAAAACAAAAACATGGTTTGTTTTACCTCCGTTAATGGCTCATTATTATAAACAAAAAAATGCTAATTATAGTGTATTGCCTAGTTATAGAAGTGATTGTAGTTTGTTAGGGAATAATACAATGGATTTTGTGTTTCCAACAAAATACCGATCTAAAATATCTTTAACAAAAGGAGTAGATAATAAAGTAAATGCTATTATATTAAAAGTAACACATGCCAGTGCAGACGCTACTTTATACTGGTACTTAAATGATGTTTTTATAGGGAATACAAGTCAATATCATGAACAAGCAATTGTGCCCGTAAAAGGGAAACATAAAATTACAGTAATTGATAATTTGGGCAATGAAAAAATACGACTTATAGAAATATTGTAA
- a CDS encoding tRNA-dihydrouridine synthase produces MSFTLLSSPLQGFTDFRFRNAQHKYFGGIDTYYAPYIRLNGKMKIKSSYERDLLPENNDTLTVIPQVITNDADEFLFVAKYVQSLGYKELNWNLGCPYPMVTKSGMGSGLICNPARIDEILHKAHNETDILVSMKMRMGYENSEEILHSFPILDKYPLKNIAIHARIGKQLYKGGVDLDAFQKCIDTAKHQLYYNGDITSIASFKAMQERFPSITHFMIGRGLIADPFLPQMIKDNTTEYPKDRWKRFEAFHDEIYNQYDAALSGPTPIKMKMLGFWEYFSKSFANPQKTYKKIKKAGNPKKYQAAVKEILSSER; encoded by the coding sequence ATGAGTTTTACTTTACTTTCATCACCCTTACAAGGCTTTACTGATTTTCGTTTTAGAAACGCACAACATAAATACTTTGGAGGTATTGATACTTATTATGCTCCATATATTCGGTTGAATGGAAAAATGAAAATTAAATCGAGTTATGAACGTGATTTATTACCTGAAAATAATGATACTTTAACAGTTATACCACAAGTAATTACGAACGATGCTGATGAGTTTTTGTTTGTAGCAAAATATGTACAGAGTTTAGGTTATAAAGAATTGAATTGGAATTTAGGCTGTCCGTATCCAATGGTTACAAAATCAGGAATGGGCTCAGGATTAATTTGCAACCCTGCAAGAATTGATGAAATATTACACAAAGCACATAATGAAACTGATATTTTAGTTTCTATGAAAATGCGAATGGGTTATGAGAATAGTGAAGAGATATTGCACTCCTTCCCTATTTTAGATAAGTATCCATTAAAAAACATAGCTATTCATGCTCGAATAGGCAAGCAACTATACAAAGGTGGCGTAGATTTAGATGCTTTTCAAAAATGTATAGATACTGCTAAACATCAACTATATTATAACGGAGATATTACTAGCATAGCTAGTTTTAAAGCGATGCAAGAACGTTTTCCAAGCATTACTCATTTTATGATTGGTCGTGGCTTAATTGCGGATCCCTTTTTACCACAAATGATAAAAGATAACACAACCGAATATCCAAAAGATAGATGGAAACGTTTTGAAGCTTTTCATGACGAAATTTATAACCAATACGACGCTGCTTTATCTGGACCAACTCCTATAAAAATGAAAATGTTAGGTTTTTGGGAGTATTTTTCTAAGTCATTTGCAAACCCGCAGAAAACATATAAGAAAATTAAAAAGGCTGGAAACCCTAAGAAGTATCAAGCTGCTGTTAAGGAAATATTAAGTAGTGAGCGATAA